GTACATGCGACTGCACCCAGACAGAAATGGCACCAAATTTTTTGGAGCCAGGGGGAGAGACAATTCTTTGAGCCACCTCTTTTTGCAGCATGAATACACCGCATTTCATGCCTGAAACCTGAGCCGTAATATCCCAGATCAGCCTGGTACCAATATTATAGGGCAGATTGCCGACAATTTTTAGACTATGAAGTCGGTGCAGCTTAGCCCAGTCATATTTTAATGCATCAATACATATGAGCCCAGCCTGAGGGCAGGATTTTTTAAGAGCCAGGCAAAGATTCCAGTCTTTCTCAAGTGCAGTCAGGTTAACCTGCCTTAAAATCAGCAGTTTAGTCAAGGCACCCTGCCCAGGTCCTATCTCAAGTACATCATCCCCATGCTCTAAACCAAGAGCATCAACAATTTTTCCGGCAATATTGCCATCGGTTAAAAAATTCTGCCCCAGACTTTTCTTGGCTCTGTAACTCATAATACTGCCAGCAACATAAATGCGTAAACATTCCAGGGTTTCAAATCCTTCCCCTGGAACGAGTCAATCCCTGAAGCTTTTTCTGACTCTTTTTTTTAGCTCTGCGGTCATGATAAACTTTAACAGCCTTTACAGAAATCATGTAGGTTATAACCGAAAGAATCAAGCCGACAATTATCCCGCCAAACATCATAAGAAGAAAAAAATCCCACCCCATAGCCACAATATTCATCAAGGTCAGGTCTTCGGGCTCAAACTCTTTTTTGCCGATGGGAATGATCATCTTACCAATGCGGTAAAGACCATAATAGACAAAAGGAGCGTATAGCGGATTGGTAATCCAGGTACCTGCGGCAGCTGCAATTTTATTGCATCTGATGACAAATGCTAACCCAAGAGCCACAACAGTCTGAAACGGAATTATGGGCAGACAACCCACAAAAACGCCCACAGATAGACCCATGGCCACTGAATGCGGACTTTCACGCATGCGCAAAAGCTTCAGATACCAGAAGCGTAAAATCCGGCGCAGACCGAATCTTATATATATGCTCAATAACGTATCGCCTGAAAAATGATATTGAGGTTAGTCCACAAGCTGATTGTGCAGAGCATTTACAAGCATTTCCAGAGGAGGTCGTCTATTGATATCTTCGACATGGATAAAAACGATTTCACCCTGTTTATCAATAAGAAAAACCGCCCGTTCCGCCATGCCATCGCTTCTAAGCACACCCATTTCATTTGCCAGTCCGCCATGCGGCCAGAAATCTGATAATACAGGAAACCACAGTCCGCCCATAGCATCCACCCAGGCATGAAGCGTGGCAGTGCTGTCCACACTGATGCCCAGGATTATTGTTTCTGAATCATCAAAAAAATGTCGGGCAATGTTATATCCCGGCCACTGATCAGAGCATACTGGAGTCCAGGCAGCTGGAATGAAAGAAAGCATAACATTTTTTTTATTTCTGAAGTCAGACAGGGTAATGTTCTCACCGCAAATACATGGAAGAGTAAAATCCGATGCCAGGTCACCAACTTTAACCTTCAGCTCGCTGTCCACTGGCTTTAATTGAGGTGGTTGATATATATTATCAAGAACAGCTTCAGCCCTTAGTGCAAACATTACAAAAAAAACAATCAATGCCACACGCAAGAACTTCATTTAAGCCTCCTTCACCTTTGTTTTGCCTCTTTAAGGGGAGCTCAAACGTTTAAGAAAGACTGCAGGATCTTCAAACGCACCTTTATGAGTAAGAAGAAGGCCTAAGTCTTGGATCTCCACCAGTATAAAATAGGGAGTACCTACTTCACCCAGCAGTTTATGCCATTCAAACTCTGGATCCGGGAACAACGGAAAAGGGATATCATACTGATCTCGAAAAACACTTACTTCAAATGCAGAATTTCCAGGGGCTATGCCAATAACCTTTATCTGCCCTTCAAGCCCCTTGTCTTGAATCATATAATAAAGCTCGTTGACTGCCTCGGCTTCTCGCTGACATATGGGGCAGTACATACTAAAAATCTGCACCAGTACAGTTTCCGCTGCAACTTCATTGAGAAAAAAACCATCTTGCCCATGCTCAAGGCCAAGATATGCAGAGTGCTCTTCCTCAGGCATTGGCAGCATAATCTCTGGAAATGAATCAGCCTTAAGGGAAGAGGGCGCAAAAAGGATCAACATGCAGATAAAAACAGCAATCTGCAGTGAAAAATTGTTGATTAAGTGGTTTCTGAACATATCCAGTGAGCCTCCTGTGCTTATAAGTAACTACAATCGTATATGCAATAAATTCAAAGCATTATGGTTTTACCATACAGATTGCTTCGGTCGCTCAGGCTCCCTCGTGGGTGACAGGTTTTCAGCAACCACATCCCTGACAGCTCAGGTGTCATTGCGAGCGAGTCTTCGAGCGCGGCAATCTCAAACGTGCTAAGGTTGATTTTTTGCTCTTGTTCCCATGCTCCAGCCTGAGAAGACCTATTTTTTGTGGCTCCAGCCACATTTTGAAGAAGCGGCTGGAGCCGCAAGAACTAAACATCTCCAGGCTGGAGCCTGGGAACGAGGTGTATGAGTTACTCACAGGTTCGGTCCTGGTCCGCCCGGGTAAGGAGCTTACAAGCAACTGGAATCGTTTTGCCAATAAAATCAAACGGTTACAATTTTTATATTTTTACTTTTTTTGCTTATGATTGATGCACATTTGCCTGAGAAATTCCGTCAAAGATGAGAGCTTTACGCCTGGCACAGTGTTCCAATTTCCAAATATGGGACTGTTCTTCAAGGTGGAGGCGGCTTCCAGCCGCCTGGAATTAAATAGCCTGCAGGATGCAGGCTCCACTTTAAAGACAGTTACTCACAGGTTCGGTCCTGGTCCGCCCGGGTGGGGAGCTTATAAGTATTGACTGGCATTGTTATCGGTTATCAAGTATTTCCTGATAACCGATAACAGTTAACAGATAACCGGACTGCGGACAAAGTCTCCATCAACTGGGAACGTTAAGCATAAGAATTCATGATTTCTTTAAGCTTGCCGCGATTGACTTTATTGTGGTAAAGAAGATCTCCAGTCGGGTGCGGAAGCTGGTCTTCAAATGTCGGTCGATCACCCTTAAAAATAACACCTACAGGAATCTTTTCACCCCATTGTACTGCCAGATTCATAGCTTGTGACCAGTCATGAGGATCATGGGCTTCGGGTTCATAGCACCTTTCCTTATACCAGGCAAAAGTGTTAACCTTGTTAAAGCTGACACAAGGCTGCATTATATCCACCAGACTGAATCCCGGATGTCTCGCAGCCTGCTTGATAAGATCAGCAAGATGGTCAATCATGCCGGAAAAACCTCTTGCTACAAAATTGGCCTTCATAGCCACTGCAACAGCTACGGGATTGAACGGGTTTGAAGGGTTGCCCCTGGGTTGAGCCTTGGTGGCATGCCCCTGGGTGGTGGTCGGACTGGCCTGTCCTTTGGTCAGTCCATAAATCTGGTTATCATGAGCCAGCAGCGTCACATTTACGTTGCGTCTGATGGCTGCCAGAAAATGATTACCTCCCTCACCATAATTACATCCGTCGCCACTTTGCACTATGATATTTGCTCCCGGGTTGGCCAGCCTTATTCCTGTAGCTGCTGCCAGAGCCCGGCCATGCAGTCCGTTAAAAACATTGGTTTTCAGATAGTGTGGGGACTTGGCAGCCTGACCTATGCCTGACACAAAAATGGACTCATGCGGTTTAAGATCCAAGCCGGTCAGAGCCTGCTTGACTGCCTTGAGAATGGAATGGTTACCGCAGCCAGGGCACCAGGCAGTTTCAAATTCACCATAATCTTCTATTGCTACCATAATTAATACTCCAGAAAATCACTTTTTATGTATCTGATTAGCTCTTCACATGTGGCATGTGGCATGGGGACTGGCTTTTCTGGAACCCATCTGTTAAAAAAATGAATCATTTTGAGCACAAGTTGATGCTCATGCGGGTTCCGGAGTGCCTGTCCCCTGCTTTCCTTAAAAGCGCTATACAGACACCTTTATATTTACAGTCTGTCCAGGATGTACCTTGCATCCATGGGCAGTCCGTCATATCTGAGAATAAAAGCACTTTCAGCTGGTTTGACGAGAGATGTTATCAGCCTGGCAAGCTGCCCGCCTGCATTTGACTCTACAAAAACTACCCTTGAGGCAGACAGGAGCTTATCTTGAAAATGCTCTTTTTCCAATGGCCAGACCTGCGAGAAGTGAAGCACTCCCATGGTACCCTTTTTATGCTTTTGCATAGCTTCAAGAGCGGGTCCAAGAGTTGATCCCCAGCAGACAACAAGATCTTCCGGGGTTTCAGGCCCCCAATATTCAGGGACTGCAATTTCGCTTCTGAGAATATCTTCCTTTTTTAATCTCTTGTCCATCATTTTCACACGGACTTTCAGATCTTCGGTAATATGCCCGTCAGGATAATGCTCATCACTGTCGGCAACCACCAGATATTCACCCAGTGTGGGTACGAGCCTTGGAGATACTCCGTTTTCAGTGATGGCATAACGCTCATAACTTTGAGGATCCGGACACGAGTCCAGAGGCTTTGCTGTTTCTTGTGAGGCATCAATATCCAAAGGATCTACCCTGCGGTATGAATCAGCCATGTATTGATCAGTCAGAATAAAAACCGGCCCCTGACTTCTTTCCGCAAGATCAAATGCTTTTCTTGTAAGATCAAAAGCCTGCTCCGGTCCTGAAGGAGCAAATATGGCTCTTGGAAACTCACCATGTCCTGAATACAAAACCAGATTCAGGTCAGCCTGCTCTGTCCTGGTGGGCAGCCCAGTGGCAGGCCCTGGTCTTTGCCCCACAACTATCACAATAGGTGTTTCAGTCATGCCTGCCAGGCTTACTCCTTCACACATAAGGGCAAAACCACCGCCGGATGTGGCAGTCATGGCAGTAGCTCCTGCATAAGAAGCAGCCACAGCCATATTAATTGCCGCAATTTCGTCTTCAGCCTGCTCTACAACAATACCCATGGCTGCGCCTTTGGCGTTTAAAGACATGGGGATACCTGTAGATGGAGTCATGGGATAGTAAGAACAAAAATTTGCTCCGGCAGACATGGCTCCCAGAACTATGGCGTCATTGGCTGTCATCATCAGACCTGGCTTATTTTCAGGCTTGTCCAGCTTGAACTCTTCAAGTCCCAATTGACTGGCATTATCATACGCCTTGCTTAAAACATCCAGGTTCTTCTGGACCACCTCAGGCTTTTTTGCACCGAAAACACTCTTGATACAGCCCTCAGGCATTTCCTGAGCCAAGCCGATAATGGCACTGAGAAAACCAAGACCCACTACATTTTCAAAAAGAGTACTCGGCGCGATATCTTTAAAAGGAATATCCACAAGCCCCTGTTTGTCTAAGCTGATTTCCTTGTCTTTCAAGATCAGCCCATCCTTAAGCACATCATCTTGATGGATTTCTATGGTTTCCTGGTTGAGCGCCACCAGAATATCAATGCCTTTATCCGGCCCATGCACATCACCTGTAGCTGTACGGACACAGAATGTATTGTGCCCTCCCCGTATCCTCGACATATAACTTTGTGTAACATGTACACTGTAACCGGAGCGAACCAGCGCCTTGGTCAGAAGCTCACCTACGGTGACAAGCCCCTGCCCTGCTTCACCTCCAATCAAAATATTTAATTCTTTGCGCATCTGTTCCTCCAGAGTTATGCTCCGTCCAGCCCGGATTTACCCTGGCCCATGGCCCAGCCTTCGGGATCTTCATAATAATATTTCAGGTCTTCAAGCAAAACATAATGGGCCTTTTCTTCAGCAACCATCTTTTTTAGAAATTCTTTTTCAATATCTTCCTGTGCCTTTTCTAAGGCATCTTCATAAAATTTTACCAGGGCAAGCTCAAATTCAATTCCTGTATTCAATGCAGATTCAGTAGACGAGCATGCCTTGTCAGTATCAACTTTGGAAGCCATATCCCGGAGCATCTTTCCCATATCCTTTTCATCAGCGGGCATGCTGCAGGCCTGTTCCAGAACATCCTGTCCCTGATCAAGGGCCTTCTCAATCTCTTTAATCCTGTCTATATGTCTGACTTCATCATCGCGAAGCATGATAAATATTTCTCTGCCAAGACCATCCTTGCAGTCTTCAACAGCCTTTTCGTAAAACTTCTTACCTTTTTCTTCCATTTCTATGGCTGTACATACCCATTTTTTAAACTGATCTCTGCTCATAGTTGTCTCCTGTATATTGATTGTTTGTATAGTTTTATCAAACTTTTTTTGGGACAATGCCCGTTACATTTATGGCAGCACGCCTTAGGTTAAGCTTTGCGCCAGTATTAAGAATTGCCTCTATTTACCAAAAAACTCCTTTTGCAATTCCCGATCATCTGCTGCGTGCAGCTCGAAGGGATCTTTTTCTACCGGAGTATTGTTGACCAGCCAGCGCACCAGGTCTCTCCAGATGGAGGATATTTCAGAGGATGACGGCATCCTGGCAGAAGATGCCAGCTCAAGCGTTATCACAGGAATACCCATTTGTATTCCTGCAAAATTGCCCAGAGTACCTGGAAAATTGCCCAGCCTTCGAAGGCCAAGATTGCCGATGGAAGCCGGAGGCCTGCCCGGACCATCAAAATCCACAAGGTTCAATGGAGAATGCACGGAAATTATCGCATCAGGGCTAAACTTTCTTATAAGCTCTACAAGAAACATTGTTTCTGGCTCACTCATGGCAAATGGACCAGGATAATATCTGGGATTTTCGCTGGTAAAATCTTTCCAGCGCTGGTACCCAACCTCCCGCCACAAGGGTCCTGGAAAATTTCTGTTGATATCCACCCCACGTGCATTGGTCCTGGTGGAGTTATCGAGAAGCAGTCCGTCAGGATTAAGCAAAGGCATAAAAATCCAGTGAAACAGGCCGGAATGATGGACATCCAGTATTTCCATCCATCGAAATACTATACTGACAGATGAATATTCATCTCCGTGCGTACCTCCCACAACAAGTACCCGACTTTGAGGAGTTCTGGTCTCAAGTGGAGGATACTCTTTAATGAGAAGAGGAACACCTTTGCTGGAATAACGCCCGGGATCAACAAGCCGTGCATTAAGGCAGTCATCCAGTCGAACACTGGCCAACTTGGAGGATACAGCATTGCAGGTTTCTTCTATAGAGAAGACCAAATGGTCAGAAGCCCTGGTATTCTGAGCGCATACCAGAGTGAATGATATGCTGAACATTAAGATCGATATCAGTGTGAAATTTTTCATGATCATGATTATTTATTTTAACTTGACAATCGTACCACCCGGGCCTGACCAGAACCGAACTGCCATTAGTTTCTTACCTAAGTGCCAGTCCTTTCATTTATTGAGTACGACCTGCAGACTCTTAAACACAGGCAAGTGAAAGCCTCCGCCACATGGAGGAGTTCTTTTTGCAGACATTGGAACAGTCCCTCTGTAATTTTTCAGTCCTGCGAAGTGTAAAAAAACCATACATGCATGCCGGATTGTCGTCAATGGGATATTCCTCACAAATCAGGCAGTCAAGCTCTTCAAAACAACAAACTCGAGCGGAAAAATTAATTAACAGAGCTTGCATGCATGATTCTAAGCACTCGGCTAAGGTAAACAGACATTTATCACAAACTACACACAATCAAAATCGATTCAAAATGTTTCAATTCAAATCAGCACCTTGCAAATATTATGTGCACGCTTTTAAAATACAACAAATATTGCACTTGACATTCACATCATTCACATCTTAAAAAAATGCATCAGAACGACCGGGAAAACAACTTACACTCAGCCGACTCTTAGAACTCTCGAAGGTTTCAAAAGGTTTCAGCAAAGGCGCTAATCTCTGATTTTTGTCGAAATGCAACATTTAATCATGTAGATATTTTTTCTTGACACCCAAAACAAACCAAATTAAAGACTGTTTCTTACAAGCTAAAGGGAAATAATTCACAAGCCCTCAATTTATTTTCTATCACCATAACTATTGTGGAAAAAATATGAATCAGACCGCAGAAACTGCACAGTCGGAAACAAGTTTTTTCAGAAAGCACCGAGGCATCATCTACCAGGCTGTATTGCTAATGGCACTATGGCTCATTTTAAGTGGTCGTTTCGGCCTTGAGCCCATCATTTACGGACTTCTGTCCGTTGGAGCTGTCGTCTGGCTCAACTTTGCAACAGGCACGGTTCCCATGAAAACCGGGGAAACCGTCAGCGGCCAGTGCATCAATGTATACCGGTTAATTATCTATACGTTCTGGCTTGTAATCGAAATCATTAAATCCGGTTTTTTTGTTGCCTACCTTATACTCCATCCGAAAATGCCCATTAATCCAATGATAGTCCGCTTTCAGACAAAACTGCCCAACCCTCTGGCCAGGGTCATACTTGGCAACTCCATAACTTTGACCCCTGGAACTCTTACCCTGGATATTCAGGAAGATTACTTTACAGTCCACGCCATTGTGGATGAAGTAGAGGAAGACCTTGTCAGCGGCAATATGGAGGCCAGGGTTGGCAGGCTATACCTCCAGGAGTGTAAGGCTGAAGAAATGTGTACTGACATCACCATCCTTGACAGCGCAGTAAGCGCTAAACAGGTTGTAAAGTATAAAGGGGGGAGTGATTAATGGATTTATTCTTTTCCCTGACTGCAGCTTTTCTGGCCATTGCCCTGCTTATTCCCTTTTACAGGGTACTTACAGGACCCAATGTATTTGATCGTTTACTGGGAGCTGCAGCGGTAGGAGCCAAGACCATTACCTTAGTGCTGCTTTTTGGTGTAGTTTACGACAGACTTGACATGTTTGTAGATATAGCCCTGGGTTACGCAATTCTGAACTTCATTCTTGTAATTGCCATGGCAAAATACTTTCGTGTAACCGCCAGGAGATAGTTATGGAAACATTTTTTTATATACTGGCAATCATTTTTATCTCAGCTGGGGTATTTTTTATGCTTGTGGGCAGCATTGGCCTTAACCGGTTTCCTGATGTCTATTGTCGGGCCCATGCCTCAGGCAAGGTGGACACGCTGGGCATAATGTTTTTTATTCTGGGACTGATGTTTTTTGAAGGCTTCGGTCAAACAAGTCTCAAGCTTTTGTTAGTCGCAGTATTTGTTGCCATTACAAGCCCTGTTGCCACACATGCCTTAAGCAGAAGAGCTCTGCTGCACGGCGTAAAGCCATGGAAAAAGAAAAACTAAAAAAGGACAAGTCATGCAATGGCAGGTTGAGTTTTTATTATTTACCATTTTGATTGTGGCTGCCCTTATATCTCTGCAGCTTAAAAATCTTCTCGCAGCTGTTGTTACCCTTACCATATTCAGTTTCATGGTCGCTTTGATCATGATATCCATGGGTGCAGTAGATGTAGGATTTACAGAGGCAGTTGTAGGTGCTGGTGCTGTGGGAATTTATTTTGTTGTAGCCATCTTTAAAACATCAAGGAAGAGTTACGATTGAAACTGATACAATTTTCACTACTACTGGTAATGGCCGGAATACTGCTTTACACAGTTTCAATGCTACCACCGAGA
Above is a genomic segment from Desulfonatronovibrio magnus containing:
- the rsmA gene encoding 16S rRNA (adenine(1518)-N(6)/adenine(1519)-N(6))-dimethyltransferase RsmA — its product is MSYRAKKSLGQNFLTDGNIAGKIVDALGLEHGDDVLEIGPGQGALTKLLILRQVNLTALEKDWNLCLALKKSCPQAGLICIDALKYDWAKLHRLHSLKIVGNLPYNIGTRLIWDITAQVSGMKCGVFMLQKEVAQRIVSPPGSKKFGAISVWVQSHVRAELLFNVSPQVFRPKPKVESAVLRFSPLEKKGIFSDSALAKTLSLMFQSRRKQIKSILKAHWNVTIENCLDERSLDLRCRPEDLSPHDFQVLSSLIFSDD
- a CDS encoding DUF2062 domain-containing protein; this translates as MSIYIRFGLRRILRFWYLKLLRMRESPHSVAMGLSVGVFVGCLPIIPFQTVVALGLAFVIRCNKIAAAAGTWITNPLYAPFVYYGLYRIGKMIIPIGKKEFEPEDLTLMNIVAMGWDFFLLMMFGGIIVGLILSVITYMISVKAVKVYHDRRAKKKSQKKLQGLTRSRGRI
- a CDS encoding redoxin domain-containing protein: MKFLRVALIVFFVMFALRAEAVLDNIYQPPQLKPVDSELKVKVGDLASDFTLPCICGENITLSDFRNKKNVMLSFIPAAWTPVCSDQWPGYNIARHFFDDSETIILGISVDSTATLHAWVDAMGGLWFPVLSDFWPHGGLANEMGVLRSDGMAERAVFLIDKQGEIVFIHVEDINRRPPLEMLVNALHNQLVD
- a CDS encoding peroxiredoxin family protein, whose protein sequence is MFRNHLINNFSLQIAVFICMLILFAPSSLKADSFPEIMLPMPEEEHSAYLGLEHGQDGFFLNEVAAETVLVQIFSMYCPICQREAEAVNELYYMIQDKGLEGQIKVIGIAPGNSAFEVSVFRDQYDIPFPLFPDPEFEWHKLLGEVGTPYFILVEIQDLGLLLTHKGAFEDPAVFLKRLSSP
- a CDS encoding 2-oxoacid:ferredoxin oxidoreductase subunit beta, translating into MVAIEDYGEFETAWCPGCGNHSILKAVKQALTGLDLKPHESIFVSGIGQAAKSPHYLKTNVFNGLHGRALAAATGIRLANPGANIIVQSGDGCNYGEGGNHFLAAIRRNVNVTLLAHDNQIYGLTKGQASPTTTQGHATKAQPRGNPSNPFNPVAVAVAMKANFVARGFSGMIDHLADLIKQAARHPGFSLVDIMQPCVSFNKVNTFAWYKERCYEPEAHDPHDWSQAMNLAVQWGEKIPVGVIFKGDRPTFEDQLPHPTGDLLYHNKVNRGKLKEIMNSYA
- a CDS encoding 2-oxoacid:acceptor oxidoreductase subunit alpha; protein product: MRKELNILIGGEAGQGLVTVGELLTKALVRSGYSVHVTQSYMSRIRGGHNTFCVRTATGDVHGPDKGIDILVALNQETIEIHQDDVLKDGLILKDKEISLDKQGLVDIPFKDIAPSTLFENVVGLGFLSAIIGLAQEMPEGCIKSVFGAKKPEVVQKNLDVLSKAYDNASQLGLEEFKLDKPENKPGLMMTANDAIVLGAMSAGANFCSYYPMTPSTGIPMSLNAKGAAMGIVVEQAEDEIAAINMAVAASYAGATAMTATSGGGFALMCEGVSLAGMTETPIVIVVGQRPGPATGLPTRTEQADLNLVLYSGHGEFPRAIFAPSGPEQAFDLTRKAFDLAERSQGPVFILTDQYMADSYRRVDPLDIDASQETAKPLDSCPDPQSYERYAITENGVSPRLVPTLGEYLVVADSDEHYPDGHITEDLKVRVKMMDKRLKKEDILRSEIAVPEYWGPETPEDLVVCWGSTLGPALEAMQKHKKGTMGVLHFSQVWPLEKEHFQDKLLSASRVVFVESNAGGQLARLITSLVKPAESAFILRYDGLPMDARYILDRL
- a CDS encoding ferritin-like domain-containing protein, with protein sequence MSRDQFKKWVCTAIEMEEKGKKFYEKAVEDCKDGLGREIFIMLRDDEVRHIDRIKEIEKALDQGQDVLEQACSMPADEKDMGKMLRDMASKVDTDKACSSTESALNTGIEFELALVKFYEDALEKAQEDIEKEFLKKMVAEEKAHYVLLEDLKYYYEDPEGWAMGQGKSGLDGA
- a CDS encoding M14 family murein peptide amidase A; its protein translation is MFSISFTLVCAQNTRASDHLVFSIEETCNAVSSKLASVRLDDCLNARLVDPGRYSSKGVPLLIKEYPPLETRTPQSRVLVVGGTHGDEYSSVSIVFRWMEILDVHHSGLFHWIFMPLLNPDGLLLDNSTRTNARGVDINRNFPGPLWREVGYQRWKDFTSENPRYYPGPFAMSEPETMFLVELIRKFSPDAIISVHSPLNLVDFDGPGRPPASIGNLGLRRLGNFPGTLGNFAGIQMGIPVITLELASSARMPSSSEISSIWRDLVRWLVNNTPVEKDPFELHAADDRELQKEFFGK
- a CDS encoding Na+/H+ antiporter subunit E → MNQTAETAQSETSFFRKHRGIIYQAVLLMALWLILSGRFGLEPIIYGLLSVGAVVWLNFATGTVPMKTGETVSGQCINVYRLIIYTFWLVIEIIKSGFFVAYLILHPKMPINPMIVRFQTKLPNPLARVILGNSITLTPGTLTLDIQEDYFTVHAIVDEVEEDLVSGNMEARVGRLYLQECKAEEMCTDITILDSAVSAKQVVKYKGGSD
- a CDS encoding monovalent cation/H+ antiporter complex subunit F, with product MDLFFSLTAAFLAIALLIPFYRVLTGPNVFDRLLGAAAVGAKTITLVLLFGVVYDRLDMFVDIALGYAILNFILVIAMAKYFRVTARR
- the mnhG gene encoding monovalent cation/H(+) antiporter subunit G; this translates as METFFYILAIIFISAGVFFMLVGSIGLNRFPDVYCRAHASGKVDTLGIMFFILGLMFFEGFGQTSLKLLLVAVFVAITSPVATHALSRRALLHGVKPWKKKN
- a CDS encoding Na(+)/H(+) antiporter subunit B, translated to MQWQVEFLLFTILIVAALISLQLKNLLAAVVTLTIFSFMVALIMISMGAVDVGFTEAVVGAGAVGIYFVVAIFKTSRKSYD